A portion of the Hoplias malabaricus isolate fHopMal1 chromosome 1, fHopMal1.hap1, whole genome shotgun sequence genome contains these proteins:
- the mcmdc2 gene encoding minichromosome maintenance domain-containing protein 2 isoform X6: MEELLALKEAIIIYLDRSGGLRKLIETCNSFKESQQVEAVYRFHFDVNPTDVVELDARLGDCILHNTLKATSLFQSVCYLSIKALSLIKHPITENQINVVLKPTHMPPFPRYSLDLSEFPRGYGPMRPLELEGLVIAMTRVTHYTQGARFLCTEEKCPCSRGFHHIRVHAPGATESATIRSDFICFLCSSPLREDVKSRVLGDKQLVELVHVKALDVLGVPGPSSLRYQSVTLFLRDELCNSMKIGHVYRVVGIPAHVHQWPNITWSIEACSFQSVTPEYPCKISDNFKALHAASACSPWRFSAIVANSFASSVVPPGLYSTLKLALLLSLVQTEGENPNVHNHLDVLALTNDMIIVDRLMTYSLGLACRGVRHPVNGELFAFLSRDEHGIGTANIHAGSAMLACGGVCLLGDLTCYKRDKMDTLQSVLESRSVTVFIPGKKYGEDVDQQLSFPIHCNFWALADAAAPSKKLLKPDRVILGSVLIAYARSLQVKMSPDAEMMIHGYYMASRRVRSDFSQGSSVSVASIQLMVDLAQSHAKLNLRTQVLEEDAVIAVLLFENSITLKHVFFVKIKLLFNGNAGASTLVIPPDAVFPCDLRDLDSLHKRDLTLEDFHQQILHFVYTYAPGAATYIMEE; the protein is encoded by the exons ATGGAGGAGCTTCTAGCGCTGAAAGAGGCAATAATAATATACTTGGACAGAAGTGGTGGGCTTCGGAAACTTATTGAGACCTGCAACTCTTTCAAAG aatCACAGCAAGTGGAGGCTGTATATCGGTTCCATTTTGATGTGAATCCTACTGATGTGGTTGAACTGGATGCCAGGCTGGGAGACTGCATATTACACAACACTCTTAAAGCTACTTCACTTTTTCAGTCT GTTTGTTATCTGTCTATAAAGGCCTTGTCATTGATTAAGCACCCAATTACAGAAAACCAG ATTAATGTTGTTCTGAAGCCTACACACATGCCGCCTTTTCCCCGCTACTCTTTGGACTTATCTGAGTTTCCTCGTGGGTATGGTCCAATGAGGCCTCTGGAACTGGAAGGCCTTGTGATTGCCATGACTCGAGTCACTCACTACACCCAAGGGGCCAGATTCCTTTGCACAGAAGAAAAATGTCCTTGCTCCAGGG GTTTCCACCATATAAGAGTACATGCCCCAGGGGCCACAGAGTCTGCCACCATCAGGAGTGACTTCATCTGCTTTCTCTGTTCCTCGCCACTCAGAGAGGATGTGAAGTCTCGTGTTTTAGGGG ATAAACAGCTAGTTGAGCTTGTGCATGTGAAAGCACTGGATGTGTTAGGAGTCCCTGGCCCTTCCTCCCTGAGATATCAGTCTGTCACACTTTTTTTGAGAG ATGAACTTTGCAACTCTATGAAAATTGGCCATGTGTATCGAGTGGTAGGGATACCAGCACATGTACACCAGTGGCCCAACATTACTTGGAGCATAGAGGCCTGCAGTTTTCAGTCTGTGACCCCTGAAT ATCCTTGCAAAATCAGTGACAATTTCAAGGCTTTGCATGCTGCTTCAGCCTGTTCCCCCTGGAGATTCTCTGCCATTGTGGCTAACTCTTTTGCATCATCAGTGGTCCCACCTGGTCTCTACAGCACACTGAAACTTGCACTGCTCCTCAGCTTGGTGCAGACTGAGGGGGAGAATCCAAATGTGCACAACCACCTTGATGTACTTGCACTTACCAATGATATGATCATTGTTGATAG GTTGATGACATACAGCCTGGGCCTGGCTTGCAGAGGTGTTCGTCATCCAGTTAACGGAGAGCTCTTTGCTTTCCTATCCAGAGATGAGCATGGAATAGGAACAGCCAACATCCATGCTGGATCTGCAATGCTAGcctgtggaggtgtgtgtctgcttGGAGACTTAACATGCTACAAGAGAGACAAAATGGACACACTCCAATCAG TGCTTGAAAGCAGGTCAGTGACTGTTTTCATCCCAGGAAAGAAGTATGGGGAAGATGTTGACCAGCAACTCTCCTTCCCCATTCACTGCAACTTCTGGGCCCTGGCTGATGCAGCAGCTCCTTCCAAGAAGCTTTTAAAGCCTGACCGTGTAATTCTTGGTTCTGTG CTAATTGCTTATGCTCGGAGCCTACAAGTAAAAATGAGCCCTGATGCTGAGATGATGATCCATGGCTATTACATGGCCAGTCGGAGGGTTCGTTCAGACTTTTCCCAGGGCTCCTCGGTGTCTGTTGCATCCATCCAACTTAT GGTTGACCTAGCACAGTCTCATGCTAAGCTCAACTTGAGGACACAAGTTCTGGAAGAGGATGCAGTTATTGCAGTGCTGCTGTTTGAAAACTCAATCACCCTTAAACACG TTTTCTTTGTCAAGATCAAGCTCTTATTCAATGGAAACGCAGGAGCCTCAACGCTGGTAATCCCTCCTGATGCCGTGTTTCCTTGTGATCTGCGCGACCTGGACTCCCTTCACAAACGAGACCTGACCTTGGAAGATTTCCACCAGCAGATCTTGCACTTTGTGTACACCTATGCACCAGGAGCTGCAACCTACATCATGGAAGAGTAG
- the mcmdc2 gene encoding minichromosome maintenance domain-containing protein 2 isoform X7: MPPFPRYSLDLSEFPRGYGPMRPLELEGLVIAMTRVTHYTQGARFLCTEEKCPCSRGFHHIRVHAPGATESATIRSDFICFLCSSPLREDVKSRVLGDKQLVELVHVKALDVLGVPGPSSLRYQSVTLFLRDELCNSMKIGHVYRVVGIPAHVHQWPNITWSIEACSFQSVTPEYPCKISDNFKALHAASACSPWRFSAIVANSFASSVVPPGLYSTLKLALLLSLVQTEGENPNVHNHLDVLALTNDMIIVDRLMTYSLGLACRGVRHPVNGELFAFLSRDEHGIGTANIHAGSAMLACGGVCLLGDLTCYKRDKMDTLQSVLESRSVTVFIPGKKYGEDVDQQLSFPIHCNFWALADAAAPSKKLLKPDRVILGSVEMGPVAPQVAEAFGLVIQCREAVAHHPLLPMTMHTLRQAISPGEPLYPACMQFTTQDYTELIAYARSLQVKMSPDAEMMIHGYYMASRRVRSDFSQGSSVSVASIQLMVDLAQSHAKLNLRTQVLEEDAVIAVLLFENSITLKHVFFVKIKLLFNGNAGASTLVIPPDAVFPCDLRDLDSLHKRDLTLEDFHQQILHFVYTYAPGAATYIMEE, from the exons ATGCCGCCTTTTCCCCGCTACTCTTTGGACTTATCTGAGTTTCCTCGTGGGTATGGTCCAATGAGGCCTCTGGAACTGGAAGGCCTTGTGATTGCCATGACTCGAGTCACTCACTACACCCAAGGGGCCAGATTCCTTTGCACAGAAGAAAAATGTCCTTGCTCCAGGG GTTTCCACCATATAAGAGTACATGCCCCAGGGGCCACAGAGTCTGCCACCATCAGGAGTGACTTCATCTGCTTTCTCTGTTCCTCGCCACTCAGAGAGGATGTGAAGTCTCGTGTTTTAGGGG ATAAACAGCTAGTTGAGCTTGTGCATGTGAAAGCACTGGATGTGTTAGGAGTCCCTGGCCCTTCCTCCCTGAGATATCAGTCTGTCACACTTTTTTTGAGAG ATGAACTTTGCAACTCTATGAAAATTGGCCATGTGTATCGAGTGGTAGGGATACCAGCACATGTACACCAGTGGCCCAACATTACTTGGAGCATAGAGGCCTGCAGTTTTCAGTCTGTGACCCCTGAAT ATCCTTGCAAAATCAGTGACAATTTCAAGGCTTTGCATGCTGCTTCAGCCTGTTCCCCCTGGAGATTCTCTGCCATTGTGGCTAACTCTTTTGCATCATCAGTGGTCCCACCTGGTCTCTACAGCACACTGAAACTTGCACTGCTCCTCAGCTTGGTGCAGACTGAGGGGGAGAATCCAAATGTGCACAACCACCTTGATGTACTTGCACTTACCAATGATATGATCATTGTTGATAG GTTGATGACATACAGCCTGGGCCTGGCTTGCAGAGGTGTTCGTCATCCAGTTAACGGAGAGCTCTTTGCTTTCCTATCCAGAGATGAGCATGGAATAGGAACAGCCAACATCCATGCTGGATCTGCAATGCTAGcctgtggaggtgtgtgtctgcttGGAGACTTAACATGCTACAAGAGAGACAAAATGGACACACTCCAATCAG TGCTTGAAAGCAGGTCAGTGACTGTTTTCATCCCAGGAAAGAAGTATGGGGAAGATGTTGACCAGCAACTCTCCTTCCCCATTCACTGCAACTTCTGGGCCCTGGCTGATGCAGCAGCTCCTTCCAAGAAGCTTTTAAAGCCTGACCGTGTAATTCTTGGTTCTGTG GAGATGGGTCCTGTAGCCCCACAAGTTGCAGAGGCTTTTGGACTAGTGATCCAGTGTCGTGAGGCAGTAGCTCACCACCCACTACTTCCTATGACCATGCACACCCTGAGGCAGGCGATCTCTCCAGGAGAGCCCCTTTACCCTGCTTGCATGCAGTTTACCACACAGGACTACACAGAG CTAATTGCTTATGCTCGGAGCCTACAAGTAAAAATGAGCCCTGATGCTGAGATGATGATCCATGGCTATTACATGGCCAGTCGGAGGGTTCGTTCAGACTTTTCCCAGGGCTCCTCGGTGTCTGTTGCATCCATCCAACTTAT GGTTGACCTAGCACAGTCTCATGCTAAGCTCAACTTGAGGACACAAGTTCTGGAAGAGGATGCAGTTATTGCAGTGCTGCTGTTTGAAAACTCAATCACCCTTAAACACG TTTTCTTTGTCAAGATCAAGCTCTTATTCAATGGAAACGCAGGAGCCTCAACGCTGGTAATCCCTCCTGATGCCGTGTTTCCTTGTGATCTGCGCGACCTGGACTCCCTTCACAAACGAGACCTGACCTTGGAAGATTTCCACCAGCAGATCTTGCACTTTGTGTACACCTATGCACCAGGAGCTGCAACCTACATCATGGAAGAGTAG